The nucleotide window CTCGTCTCCCCGTCACTCTGCGAGCCCTCCTCTGTAACTGAATGTGTTGtccacgccgagtagccagCAGGCTCCACCAAACCAGACGGACATCTCGTCACTCTGCGGGCCCTCCTCGgaaactgagtgtgctctccacgccgagtagccagtaggctccgcCAACCCAGAAagtcatctcgtctctccgtcACTCTGTGGGCCCTCCTCTCCAAGCCAAGTAGCCAGTAGGCTACGCCAGCCCAGACGGTCATCTCATCTCTTCGTCACTCTACGGGCCGCCCTCCAGAACTAAGTGTTCTCTACACGCCGAGCAGCCAGTAGGCTCCGCCAGCCTAGATGGTCATCTTGTATCTCCGTCACTCTGCGGGCCGCCCTCTGAAACTGAGTATGCTCTCTGCGCCGAGTATCCAGTAGGTTCCTCCAGCCCAGATAGTCAACTCATCTATCTGTCAGCCCTCCTctggaactgagtgtgctctacACGCTGAATAGCCAGTAGGCTTCGCCAGCCCAGATCGTCATCTCGTCTCTCTGTCACTCTTCAGGCCGTCTTTCgtaactgagtgtgctctccacgtcgagtagccagtaggctccgctagcccagacggtcatctcgtctctccgtcACTCTACGGGCCGTCCTCCAGAACtaagtgtgctctccacgccaggtagccagtaggctccgccagcccagacggtcatctcgtctctcTGTTACTCTGCGGGCCGTCCTCCgaaactgagtgtgctctccacgccgagtagccagtaggctcagCCAGCCCGATGGTCTTCTCATCTCTCCGACACTCTATAGGCTGTCCTTCGGAACTAAGTGTACTCTTCACGCCGAGCAGGGAGTAGCCATACGGTcatcttttttttgtatttgtaaggttttcttttactttttgtagcctttttttttgcaagtggtgtgtttcatttttcatcttttttcttatgGTTGTTATTCTAATTTTTCGGTTTGTATATTGTTCTTTTCTtatgcattgtttttctttcctttttctttcatgttgtAAGAATCATTTCTTTTTACATTCCAGGATACAGGAACAGGAAACCACGTTGTAGGACATCGGTTCAGGTGAACCCGCCATATATTTGTTCTGAAGTGACTCCATTTCTCTTGCTGCACTATCCCACTGAATGAACACTGAAGTGTGCACCTTATAaatgttcttcttgtttctgtttttctttttctaccatTTTTGCATATAGCTGGTTTTATATTTCtctgtgttcttttttttttttatgctgcaCTAAcccttttctctcttgcttttgtGCTCCTTTTCTTTCACATTGTTGCTTTGGCAAACCATTGTTGTAAAGTGTCATTTTCAGGTATAACTGACGACCttgttctccttttcttcttttgttgggttttacttttttttttatgtttgtttttcatAGCAACTGTGGATTATGTTTCTTGGATTCAAGCTTTTAAGAAAGTTAACAAATGTGGATCTAAAACGATACATTCAGAAAATGCCATGTTGCTGGAAATTAGTGCATTTTGTTTAgaatgtaattaaaaaatggcaaatgAAAAGTGTAGATTGGTTGTTTGTTGTAGACATTAAATGGATTTTAAAGAGATGCAAGGACCAAAGAGACATTTGATTTGATAGTGAATCTGTTACTCTTGTATTTAAGTTTCTTATActttagttttggattttataactatcttttttgtttccatgtatcTTTTTAagatgttgatttttttgtgcttaGATAATCTAATGGAATGGCACTCAAAGTGAGACTCAAGTTTAAAATATGGCTCtgtatttttcaagttatttattcattttctttctatattctttgtcatcttttaccaacccttctttttcttaatgcatGTCTCTAGACAGCCTTGAACTGAATCGCTAGAAGAACAAGAACCCAAATCTCCCTTCCTCCTGTAAGAGTTCTTCCATATTTCCTTTTTCGGTATAAAAGGTGGTCTAAGCTTCAGGTTtaagatttttcctttccttttttttgggtctttttAGGTTGTGGATTATTCAAGAAGGGAGCATGCAAGAGTTCCTCATTGCTCAAGTAGTAGAAAAGGCAAGAGAACCAAAGAAGTAATTCTCTTGATCGAAGAGGAGGAGGGCAGTGATCATGCAGAGAAGCTGAAGACAAGAAACAGGAGTTCGAATGTGCAGAAAGGTAAGACAGCGAAGGATGACAATGATGTTGAAATGAGAAAgtttggaaggaaaaagaggtgTTCAACATGGAAAGGGAATGAACCATTAGACACATCTTCTAGGGTTTCTCGAAGGTTAtggaggacaaaaatgaaatgcaggaAGCTACGGATCACAATTTGCTCCTATATCAGAGCAATTGAGCTCATGAGCAGTAGGGATGATAATGAGGATTCAAATTCGCCTTTGAGAAGCTACCAAGAAGGAATGCACTCGAACGTCATGAAAGTAagagaaaaagtatttgttgatcTAGTCAGCAGTGAGGATGATGATATGAAGGGAggagaaaaagtatttgttgattAGTCAGCAATGAGGATGATGATAACACTAAGAAGTTCAAGacaaaagagcaagaagaagaagaagatactGACAATGATGACGATGGTGATGACTATATTGGTTATGATGACCAGTCTGATTCATATGATGATGACTATAGTAGTTATGATGGTTATGATAACCAGTATAATtatgaagatgacgatgaagaagaaggtggaggcttTGATGCCGGTGGAGGACGGTTCGGTGGTGGTGGCGAACTTGGTGGCCTTGGCGGTGGCTTTGGTGACGGAGCTGGTGTTGGAGGTGGGCTAGGTGGAGGTGGCGGTCGTGGTTTTCGTGGAGGCGGTGGGCTCCGTGGCCTAGGCGATTGATTTGGTGTTGATGCTGGTGGCGAAGGGCTTCCTTGAACGTCAAGTCAAACGACTTTTACACTTCCATCGTATGTGTTTTGAGTCTGATTGCTCTTGTGTAAATGTGAGTTTGGTATGAAGTTGGAAATATAATATCAAACGTATTAATTTCGAGTCATGAAGTCCTTCCTGTTattgattaaataaaaatttgtctttGCAATTTCATATGAGGAATTCAGTAATATGGAATATTTGTATGCTTATTATTTTCCAGGTTTCTCTTGTATTATCTTGAATTGATTTGGCGTGGAAGAGCTACCTTTTCTCCTTGTAAAAGCTACTTCTTATGAAAGAGGTTTCTTTTCCCTCGCACTGTAAGGTGCTGTTAACCAATAATTCCAATGTTCTTCGATATATTATATTTTCGAACTCTTTAAATTTTGTATGGAAGGAAACCAGTAACAGTCTAGTCTAATGTTACCTAAATCGTAATGTCATTCATTCGGCGCGCTCCATCGGGCTTTTTCGTCATCATGAAAAAGGCCGGTAGTGTTGCTGAATTGCGCTACgtgctttttctttccatgtgtGTCGTGtaccatttttcttctctttgatcTTACCAAcagaaactctctctctctctctctctctgtgtgtgtgtgtgtgtgtgtgtgtgcgcgtctCTTCGTCACTCTATGGGCCGTCCTCCGGAACTGACTGTGCTCTCTACGCCAAGTAGCCGGTAGGCTCCACCAGTTTAAACGGTCATCCCGTCTCTTCGTCACTCTGTGGGCCCTTCTCCGGAACTAAGTGTGttctccacgccgagtagccagCAGGCTCCGCCAACCCAGACGGTCATCCCATCTCTCTGTCACTCTGCGGGCCATCAttcggaactgagtgtgctctccacgccgagtagccagtaggctctgCCAGCCCAGACGATGACTGTGGACCGTCGTCCagaacagagtgtgatctccacgccgagtagccgTAGGCTCTGCCAGCCCTGAtggtcatctcgtctctccgtcACTCTGTGGGCCCTCCTacggaactgagtgtgctctctaCGCCGAGTGGCCTGTAGGCTCCGCCACCCCAAACGGACATCCCGTCTCCCCGTCACTCAGCTGGCCCTCCTCTGGAACTGAGTTAGTTGGTAGGCTCTGCCAGCCTAAACATTCATCATGTCTCCTCGTCACTCTCTAGGCCCTCCTCCgtaactgagtgtgctctccacgccgagtagccgGTAGGCTCCACCATCCTAGACGGTCATCTCGTCTCCCTTTCACTATGTGGGCCCTCCTCCgcaactgagtgtgctctccacgccgagcAACTGGTAGGCTCCGCCGCCCTAgacggtcatctcgtctctccgtcACTCTACTGGCCATCAtccggaactgagtgtgctcttcATGCCGAGTAGCCAGTAGCCCAGAaggtcatatttttttttgtgtttatagGTAGGAAAAAGGGGTGTTAAAGTTCATGAAAAGGGAAGGAGTCATCAGACGCATCTTCTAGGGTTTCTCAAAAGTTATGAgggacaaaaatgaaatgcaggaAGCTATGGATCACAATTTGCTCCTCTATTAGtagaaaagatgagaagaatgGAGCTATTAAGCTCATAAGCAGTGGGGATGATAATGATGATTCAACTTTGCCTTTGAGAAGCTACCAAGAAGGAATGTACTCGAACGTCATAAAAGTAggagaaaaagtatttgttgatcTAGTCAGCAGGATGATGACCTGAAATGATGGGCAAAGGTATTTGTTGATTAGTCAGCAATGATGATGATAATAACACTAAGCAGTTGAAGacaaaagaccaaaatgaagaagaagaataaaagaatgagaaaaagatggaagatACTGATGAcattgaggatgatgatgactcTAATGTAGACCTTGACTGGTAtaattgtgaagaagaagaagaagaagaagatattgaCGAGGATCATGATGGCGATGACTATATTGGTTATGATGACCTGTATGATTCAGATGATGATGACTATAGTGGTTATGATGGTTCTGATGATTGGTATCATtatgaagatgacgatgaagaagaaggtggaggcttTGGTGGTGGTGTTGGACTAGGTGGTGGATAGTTCTGTGGTGGTGGCAAACTTGGTGGCCTTGGCGGTGGCTTTGGTGGCGGAGCTGGTGTAGGAGGTGGGCTGGGTGAAGGTGGCAGTCATGGTTTTCGTGGAGGCAGTGGGCTCGGTGGCCTAGGCGGTGGATTTGGTGGTGGTGCAGGTGGAAGACTTGGCGGCAGGCTTCCTTGAACGTCAAGATAGACGACTTGTACACTTCCATTGTACGTATTTTGTGTCTGATTGCtcttgtgtgaatgtgtgtttggTATGAAGTTGAAATATAATGTCAAATGTATTAATTTCGAGTCATGAAGCCCTTCCCGTTATTGATTAACTGAAAATTTGTCTTTGCATTTTCATGTGAAGAATTCATTAATATGGAATATTTGTGTGCCTATTATTTCTAGGTATCTCTTTATAATCTTGATTTGATTTGTTGTTGAGGCACTACATTTTCTCCTTATAAAGGCTACTGCTGAACTGTAAGGTGCTCTTAACCAATAACTTcaatgttctttgatatattatatttttgaaatctttAAATTATGTACGGAAGGAAACCTGTAATGGTCTAGTCCAACGTTACGTAAATAGTAACGTTCTTCATTTGGCACGCTCCATCGGGGTTTTTCGTCATCATGAAAAAGGTCGGCAGTGCTGTCGAAGCGCGCTACATGCTTTTTCTTCGCATGTGTGTCTTGTAccgtttctcttctcttcttcttttcttcgatCTTACCAGCAGAAACTCTCTCTTCcgctctctccttctctctctatgtgtgagTCTCTTTGTCACTCTATGCGCCGTCCttcggaactgagtgtgctctccacgcagagtagccagtaggctccacCAGCCCCAACGGTCATTTCATCTCTACGTCACTCTGCAGGCCATCCttcggaactgagtgtgctctccatgCCGAGTAGCCAGTAGTCTCTGCCAGCCCAGACGGTGACTGCGGAACGTCGTCCAGAATTGAGTGTGCTCTTCACGCCGATTAGCCAGTAGGCTTCGCCAGCCAAGGTGATCATCTCGTCCCTCCGTCACTCAGCGGGCCCTCCTCCGGAACTAAGTGTGCTCTCCACAttgagtagccagtaggctctgCCAACCCAGACGGTCATCCTGTCGCTCCGTCACTCAGCGGAACCTCCTCTaaaactgagtgtgctctccacgccgagtagccaTTAGGCTCTGCCAACCCAGACGGTCATCCCATCTCTGCGTCACTCTGCGATCCTCCGAAATTGAGTGTGCTCTCCATGTCGAGTAGCCGATAGGCTCCACCACCCCAGACAGTCATCCTGTCTCTGCATCACTCTGCGGGCCGTCCtccggaactgagtgtgctctccatgCCGAGTAGTCGGTAGGCTCCGCTAGCGCAGACAGTCATCCCGTCTCTGCATCACTTTGCATGTCGTCCttcggaactgagtgtgctctccacgcctAGTAGTCGGTTGGCTCCACCAGCCCAGACGAtcatctcgtctctccgtcACTCTGCGTGCCGTCCTccagaactgagtgtgctctccacgccgagtagtCGGTAGGCCCCGCTAGCCCAGACGGTCATCTCCATCCCTCCGTCACTCTGCGGGCCGTCCttcggaactgagtgtgctctcacGTCGAGTAGCTGGTAGGCTCCGCCACCACAAACGGTCATCTCGTCCTCCAGAACTGAGTGTGTTCTCCATGCCGAGTAGCCGATAGGCTCCGCCAGCCTAGGcggtcatctcgtctctccaTCACTCTACGGGCCGTCCTccagaactgagtgtgctctccacgtcGAGTAGCCGGTATGCTCACCCGCCCAAACGGTCATCTCGTCAGTCCGTCAGTCAAGGGCCGTCCTCCGGAgttgagtgtgctctccacgccgagtagccagtaggctccgcCATCCCAGACAGTCATCTCGTCTCTCCATCACTCTGCGGACCGTcctccacatttttttttgttgtagacGTTAAATAGATTTTAATGAAATGCAAGGACCAAAGAGACATTTGATTTGCCAGTGAATCTACTACTCTTGCATTTAAGTTTCTTATActttagttttggattttataactatcttttttgtttccatgtatcTTTTTAAGATGTTGATTTTTTGTGCTTAAATAATCTAATGGAAATGGCACTCAAAGTGAGGTTCAAGTTGGAAAATATTGCTCCGTATTTTTTCAAGTTAtatgttcattttctttctatatatttCGTCATTTTTTAccaacccttttttttcttaatgcatgTCTCTTGGCAGCCTTGAACTGAATTGTTTAAAGAACAAGAAGCCAAATGTCTCTTCCTCCCGTAACAGttattctgcttttctttttctaaacaAAAGGTGGTTTAAGCTTCAgtttaagaattttctttttttttgtctttttaggCTGCGGATTGTTCAAGAAGGGAGCATGGGCATGATTCCCCATTGCTCAAGTAGTAGAAAAGgcaaaagaaccaaagaagTCATTCTCTTGAGCGAAGAAGAGGAGGGCAGTGATCATGCAGAGAAGCTCAAGACAAGAAACAGGAGTTCGAATGTGCAGAAAGGTAAGATAGCAGAGGATGACAATGATGTTGAAATGAGAAAGTTTGGAAGGAAAAAGGGTGTTCAAGTTCATGAAAAGGGAAGGAACCATCAGACACATCTTCCAGGGTTTCTCGAAGGTTAtggaggacaaaaatgaaatgcaggaAGCTACGGATCACAATTTGCTCCTCTATTAATGGAAAATGTGAGAAGAAAGGAGCAATTGAGCTCATGACCAGTGGGGAAGATAATGAGGATTCAACTTCGCCTTTGAGAAGCCACGAAGAAGGAATGCACTCGAATGTCATGAAAGTAGGAGAAAAAATATGTGTTGATCTAGGCAGCAGTGAGGATGATGATatgaaaggaggagaaaaagtatttgttgatcTAGTCAGCAATGAGGATTATGATAACACTAAGCAGTTGAAGacaaaagagcaaaaagaagaag belongs to Nymphaea colorata isolate Beijing-Zhang1983 chromosome 13, ASM883128v2, whole genome shotgun sequence and includes:
- the LOC116266682 gene encoding uncharacterized protein LOC116266682, whose protein sequence is MEDADDIEDDDDSNSYSDDDDYSGYDGSDDWYHMKMTMKKKFCGGGKLGGLGGGFGGGAGVGGGLGEGGSHGFRGGSGLGGLGGGFGCGAGGRLGVVSDNADQESLVKATLSGVKAVPLKPLYPHVMCSETCGSTFCGTGSLPHGKAAVTEAEEGTASKQTAPAPESPPPSQKWKKSCFDDFPEDGLNVPLRLEKVANELKRDQEAIAFITSTLSQEVLVHAPDECSVTELWDKLVKAYSQILEASISYLQREFHRLTKVVDYSRREHARVPHCSSSRKGKRTKEVILLIEEEEGSDHAEKLKTRNRSSNVQKGKTAKDDNDVEMRKFGRKKRCSTWKGNEPLDTSSRVSRRLWRTKMKCRKLRITICSYIRAIELMSSRDDNEDSNSPLRSYQEGMHSNVMKVREKVFVDLVSSEDDDMKGGEKFKTKEQEEEEDTDNDDDGDDYIGYDDQSDSYDDDYSSYDGYDNQYNYEDDDEEEGGGFDAGGGRFGGGGELGGLGGGFGDGAGVGGGLGGGGGRGFRGGGGLRGLGD